In Mercurialis annua linkage group LG5, ddMerAnnu1.2, whole genome shotgun sequence, a single genomic region encodes these proteins:
- the LOC126681972 gene encoding protein FAR1-RELATED SEQUENCE 5-like: protein MDIEIPCFGMKFDSEESAYAFYKIYAHKLGFSVRKQYLKRVDGQIRRRTFCCSKQGQKSVDKRCEQVKSEHPISRVNCLAQMTCQLKGDGMFEVVSFKEEHSHELTPTPMKHMLRSQRQITPVHKAIADDAAKAGLSIKSTINLLTSQSGGHEFNGFLDNDFRNYISAKRRTEMIKGDGHAIMKYFHKMQLQDPSYFYLVQLDDDDNSILNVFWADGRSIIDYQHFGDVVCFDTTYKTNAYGRPFAPFVGVNQHKKSIIFGAALLYDETISSFKWLFETFLSAMSDEDEWLQAWNSMLNKYMLTDNKWCSGIFEVRKKWAMVYGRHMFTADMKSTQRSESMNNVLKKYLDAKNNFIHFFDNYDRLLSDKRYDELLIEFRMRERVPVLQANVEMLRHASKVYTPAVYKMFQSEYMKILDCVMHKVDKSESVTSYKVQCGRKDQEHLVTLEISTKTVKCSCMKFTFVGILCAHTLKVLDKKNIKQLPPQYILNRWTKDAKIGIIKDNYSIGIENSPQESIGKRYSFLSHNFREILTLASESEDMYEHACEDFRKLMKSLQEMKSRQKRQLDVQIRD, encoded by the exons ATGGATATCGAAATTCCATGTTTTGGTATGAAATTTGACAGTGAAGAAAGTGCATATGCTTTTTATAAAATCTATGCTCATAAACTTGGATTCAGTGTTAGAAAACAATATTTGAAGCGAGTGGATGGACAAATAAGAAGAAGAACTTTTTGTTGTTCAAAGCAGGGTCAAAAAAGCGTTGATAAAAGGTGCGAACAGGTAAAATCTGAACATCCAATTTCACGAGTAAATTGTTTGGCACAAATGACATGTCAACTCAAAGGAGATGGTATGTTTGAGGTTGTTTCTTTTAAGGAGGAGCATAGCCATGAACTTACTCCTACACCAATGAAACACATGTTAAGATCACAAAGACAAATTACACCTGTCCACAAAGCTATAGCTGATGATGCTGCAAAAGCTGGATTATCTATTAAGTCCACTATTAATTTACTAACTTCACAAAGTGGAGGTCATGAATTTAATGGATTTTTGGATAATGATTTTAGAAACTATATATCTGCCAAGCGTAGAACAGAAATGATAAAAGGAGATGGTCATGCTATTATGaagtattttcataaaatgCAGTTGCAAGATCCCTCTTATTTCTATTTGGTGCAacttgatgatgatgataattcTATATTGAATGTGTTCTGGGCAGATGGTAGATCAATTATTGATTATCAACATTTTGGAGATGTTGTGTGTTTTGATACAACTTATAAAACAAATGCGTATGGCAGACCGTTTGCTCCATTTGTTGGTGTTAATCAACATAAGAAAAGTATCATTTTTGGTGCAGCTTTACTCTATGATGAAACAATATCATCATTTAAATGGTTATTTGAGACTTTTCTCAGTGCAATGTCTG ACGAAGATGAATGGCTTCAAGCTTGGAATAGTATGCTTAATAAATATATGCTTACTGATAATAAATGGTGCAGTGGAATTTTTGAAGTAAGAAAAAAATGGGCTATGGTATATGGGCGACATATGTTTACAGCTGATATGAAGAGTACGCAGCGCAGTGAGTCGATGAATAATGTTCTAAAGAAATATTTGGATGCAAAGAATAATTTTATCCATTTCTTTGATAATTATGACAGGTTGTTATCAGATAAACGGTATGATGAGTTGCTGATAGAATTCAGAATGAGAGAAAGAGTTCCGGTTTTACAAGCTAATGTGGAGATGTTAAGACACGCTTCAAAGGTATACACTCCAGCGGTATATAAGATGTTCCAAAGTGAATATATGAAGATTTTAGATTGTGTTATGCATAAAGTTGACAAGTCTGAATCTGTTACCAGTTATAAAGTCCAATGTGGTCGAAAAGATCAAGAACACTTGGTAACTTTAGAAATATCAACAAAAACAGTTAAGTGCAGCTGCATGAAATTTACTTTTGTTGGAATCTTATGTGCGCATACTTTGAAAGTTCttgataagaaaaatattaaacagCTTCCACCACAATACATCTTGAATAGGTGGACAAAAGATGCAAAAATTGGAATAATCAAGGACAATTATAGTATTGGAATTGAAAATAGTCCACAAGAGTCGATAGGAAAAAGATATTCATTTTTGAGTCATAATTTTCGAGAAATATTAACACTTGCATCTGAAAGTGAGGATATGTACGAGCATGCATGTGAAGATTTCAGAAAATTGATGAAGAGCTTACAAGAAATGAAG